The sequence AAGAATGGAGATATGATGTGTGGTAGATATCTACATACTATatactagatatatatgtttttttggaTTTAAGTAAGACACATGGTAGAAGTGTATGCCATGAGTGATTTTCAGGGGACATCGGTGTTGGTCGTTGTTGCTTAAGAGAATAATGGTGACAAAAAATGTATGTTAGAGATCAGAGTCTTGGAGTTCTATTATAAAGCCCCGTTCGGTAGTGAGCTAGTAGTGGCAATGTTTTCCTTTTAGCATGTTTTCCAAACTGCTAACCGACTGCTAAGATTAGAAGCTTAATCAGTTGCTAAACAGTTTGGTGTGTGTTTTCTAAGGATTTGAGTTTAAGGACTCTTGTATGGATTTTTATTTGTTGATTTCTTAACTAATGTTGTTGGTTTAACTTAACTAGTTTTAAAAGAGGTATTTTACTCTTCTTAAGGTTGTGCAGTACCAAATGGCAAATCGTGACCGTTGATCTAGCATCATCCAACGGTCAAAAATCGTCCGTACCTCATTGAAGCGGTACCGTGGGTGAGAGGGTACTTCTGTACTTTCACGTGCGGCATCACTTTCTTTCGTGTttcgctttcttctctctttcacgataggaaaaaaatcactGGGGAAGAGCAGTGAGAGAAACTAACCCTAAATCGTAGGGCTGGGGTGGCGAGAGGCAAGGGCAACGAGAGATGGTGGCGAGAGCACGGGCATGAAGGTCACGAACCCTAGATGGGGACATTCCCGGTGGTAGCCTCGATGCGACTGTAGTGTGGTGACCTCGATGtgcgatggcggcgcggcgcagacGGCCGGCACGGACAACTTGATGCGGTAGATGGAACAGAGGAGAAGAGAGTGGTACAGAGGATGTCGCTATTGGCTGAGTGGGCAGTGATTAGCAGCGGTATCTCATTTTCGTTAGCCCGATCATACCCCTGCTAAACCAACGGTTATATTATATTGGTACCTCGTGTTACATTGTTCCCCATAGATTCTTAAGGACGGGAAATATGATCGTTTAGAAAACATTGAAACACTTACACCGTAACATAAAACATATGGTttcgtaaaagaaaaaaaaaaagtatatgcaTGCCATTGGGATTGGTGAGATGATAAGGTAGAGGCAGTAAAAAAGAATGGAGACGGCTACGCCGACGCCGTGTACAAGGGAACAGTAGGTCGTGCGAGTGAGAGTGGCCTCCCCGTGGGACGACGTGTCGCCGCCGCATTGCCCCGCGGGACGCCAGCCAGCCACAGCCACAGAGCCGAGCCATACGGCCGCGGCGCGCACGAGAGACTTGTACACCGGCTACGGCGCCGAGAACGCTAGCTACTATAGCGCGCGCTCTgggctgccgcgccgcgccggccgctccCAGGACGtgggcgcgcgcgtgcgcgtgcgcgtccgtgcgtgcgtgcgtgacgGCGtctgcgcgcgcgccgcgccgatcgatcgatcgttcgGCTAGCTAGCTGTGGTAGCTGCCCTGCGCACGCACGCCGCGCGCGGGCTATGTATGCACCACCGGCGCAATGCACACCGCCGCGCGCGACCGGCCGGCGCCATACTCTCCCCCGGCGCGCCTCTCGCTTTGTACTCAACTACGACTTGCTTCTGGTGTCTTACTACGTAGGAGTacctgttttcttttctttcttttttacacAACATTTAACAACCCTAGCTACaacattttttaattttctctctTGTTACCATACAAAGCATCAATAATAAGGAATGGAAATGGTGATAGCTAGAAATTCTTGTTCTAAAAAGGAGAAATTATCGGCCAACTGAGCATTGTTTTCATATCGTTTTTGACCTTTTCCATTTCTCCCATAtagcatttttgtttttcttttccaacgACATTTTGCAGTCGttaataaatagttaaattggtaaatatgaaaaaattttgACCGGTCAATAATCATTTTCATAATGTCTCTGACCATTTTCATGTGTTAAAGATACAGCTATGAGCAGGTTTCAAAAAACGATCGGTTTTCACGAGAACCGCTTGGTTTTCGTGAAACTGCCCACGGTCAATTTAGGGTTACATATCAGTTTTAGGCTAGTTTCCGTACTACATTGATTGAAAATCCCCGATTTTATCAGTTTTTGGGTAAACCGGTGAGAAGGGGTTTTTTATTTCCAAAACGAAAAGGTAAATCCCGGCCATGAGCGAGTGAAAGGCATGACACACAGGTAGCTAGATAGCAATAGCATAGCAAGCAGCTCGAGTCACTACTCACTAGTAGACGACTACCAGTGTGTCACACACTCACACTAGTCTATATACATATAGCTGTCAAATGTATACATGTGATGGGTATAGCTAGCTCAGCTCTTGACCGACCGGGCATGCAGTCCAAGTGTCGTGCGTGTAGAGGATAAGAAGAGTCGAGATGATGTACACAGTACAGATGGATGGAACGGGGGTAGAAGGATAGGATGATATGTGTAGGAGTAGAGCACTGTTCACGCAAGCacatgctgatgatgatgatgatgcatggTGTAGTCGTAgacgagagagaaagagagagagaggctaaCTTCACTTGTTCTGCAGAGGAGGCGACGCGTCAGCTGCCTCTGCCAGCGCCCCCCGAAATGGTAACCAAGGATTGTGTTTGGTTTGCTTTGGCTGTGCCTTTTCCACCGGGGAAATGGTAACATCTCCTCatacttctcctcctccccaactGGCCAAACCAACAAGAAGTATATACACTAGTAGTAGACTACTAGTACTATACTGTACTATTGGAGTAGTACTAGGGCTAGTGCTAGCCGTATAGTATGAGATATTGAGATATgacaacatttttttctcctgtGTTTTGGGCCTCTTTGGATCattgcccaaaaaaaaaatggcatgcaAAAATCGTCACTCATTTGGTTTAGATAAGAAAaattggcattgccaaattatTTAGCATCCTTTCTATGCCATTGCATTTGGCTTGGCTAAGATTGGTATCTGCACCGGTACTGTAAAAAAACAATAGTGGTCAAGCtctatttttgtgttttttataaGTTAGTCTacgatattttctaatattatgTAATAGTCTAATATTTAAATAAGTATGAACAAAGCATAGGATGGCATTTTACAGCAACAGAGCCCAACTtttgggcctttttttttttttttgccaggatTCGAGACGTACGGCAGTGGCAGTGTGCAATGCAATCGCAGTTCGACACTCAAAAAGGCAAGGATGGCCACAAGCTTGGGAGATCATGCTACTGTAGCACAGCTACAGTAAGACGGCCTACAGGGAGGTATGATGAGTTTTTAAGACAATGTTGACTCCTCGGGAAATAACCAGCCTGTATGCCAGATTCATTCGCCCAATCACTGGATCTCATAATCCCAGGAAAAGACACAACAAGCAGGAATTCTGCAAGCAAAGGTCCAGACAGGTTTTGCCAATCGTTTGAGAGATGGAAGAATATCCAGTTCAGAATAACACCATCATTTCATTTTCCCCCCGACATCTCAAGCTGAATCATCATATCAGCATCATCGTACAaccaaaagaaagaagaatCGTATAGAATACAACGAAATTCGTGTTTGACTGAGTTCAATGCCCCAGGTGAGGAAACAGCAAGCCAGCACCCATAATTCAGTTTTGCAGCACTGGATTTCACAGGTTTTGTATTGTTCACTGTAAATTGTATACAAGTGCTAGTCTTGAGGTCTTGCCTCTCTCGACAAATGTGGCTTCCGGTCATCATGTGACAGGCATGCAGCCCGCAAATGGGATTTCCAGTGTCAAAATGCCAGGAAGAGCAAGTGCTTACAATGCTTACAAGAAATGGGACTCACAAAAAAgtgaaatcaagaaaaatgacAACAGCAACGCCTTCAGCTCCCTAATACCAGAGAAGTTAAAGAATCATAGGgatttcaactttttcttcTTCGATGCTTTTTGGGACTTGGAATCTTTAGCAGCCTGCATCCCAGAATCGTTCATCAGTATTTTCCACCAAgcaaaaatatgtaaaactaaaaatattcaAACTATTTTCCACGGTATAGCTATGTGTGGCTGTGCTATTATGAACGGAGTATGTCCATCTGGTAAGCCAAGAAGGCAGTACTTAGACCCTGATTTTTACCAAGTAGACTATGCAATGACAGTAACCCAGAAGCTTAGTCTCCTGATTCTCCTCTTTCTTGTGAAGGAAAACTAGTAAAAGGGTATTACAGTATTATTACctttagatttttctttttatttttcttctttttcttgctctgttctcctTCGTTTTGAAAACTCTTATCCTTCTGAGCAATATGATATGACTGTCAGATACATGTCAAAAAACTTTCGGCGTATGGTATATAAAAGCAGCAAAATTGAAACAATTCACAGACATTCTCAAGTGAATGTTCATATACTTGCCttattcttcctttttcttttgaccCCCTTGGCTTCTTCTCCATCTTTTGAATCATCAGAATCCTGATAGTCTTGAAATTGTAAGAGCGGAAATCaaataaacaaattatatatgaaagtcATCATCAACATATATACCTCAGAAGAATCTCCGAATGATGAAACGTGCCGTACTATTCTTCCTGAAGTTGACGGTTCACCTAGATTGACAGAATAAAATGGTAGGTCAAATTCACTGGTTCACATAAACAGTTAATAATGGGCAAACATTGGGAATGAGAAAAACGCTGGTGTAGGTCAATCCTAATACCTTAGCAGACAATGCAGAAACCAAGCAACCTTAGCATTAGCTGGATGGACAAAATAAATGTATGATCAAGTCTTATAACCGTTTTTACTAATTAAGGTTTAAATTGTTTGAAGTTTCATGTTCCTATATAAGACAGATGTGCAGCCCACCTTTGAGCCATTTTCTATCTTAACCATCAATCCAtcatatcatagaaaaaaaatatcgagCAGACATGTAATAACAAATGCTCCAAATTACGGAAGAAGAAATGGGAAAATAAACTGTAAGACAAGGTTAATTTTCATGCTCTTATAGATTTATGAGTATTTGTACTAAAATGCACACCATTACTGGTTTACGTAAATCATTACATAATGTAATCTATAATGACATAGGACACGCAATACATGCATTCCAAAGAACCAGAGTACCAGACATATGACAGTGAGATGATAAGAAATTCGTACCCTTGCTAGCCTTTATTGTTTCTTTTGCATTTCTCACAGCCAATTTGACAAGGTCTGGGTTCAGAGATTCCAGCCCATCAGGCTGCTGAAGCTTTCTCTCAAGGAATTTTGCTAAAGCAGCAGCCTTGTTTGTAGTTAGTGGTCCTCCAGGATGAGCCATCCTATTTAAAGGAGTACAGTATTTGAGCCTTTCAGGGTCATGTCATGAGCATAACAAAGAACAAAAACCCATGAAGATCATACTTTACATAGAGCAAGCCTACAAAATAAAGTCCACAGAGCTAGACTCCTTGGTCACTCGTGCATGAGAAAAACAATAACACAATATATTCCAAGTTATCTGCTATGATATCTACCATAGTTTAAACCTAATATTATGTTTCAGGCAAAATCCACCAGAACTTGAACCATCGCTCTTTTTACTTCCAAAAGCGAGCATAGATGCAAGAGGCACTGATTAATTCATAGTATAAACACAGCTATACCATAATCCAAACATGATAGTTGTCAAACATATAGTATTTCGCTATCTCAGCAATACAGATTTCAAATATGTGATCCAAATTTCTGCTAGCAATATATTCAGATTAGTTTCCTAGGAGGACTTGAAATCTTTCCCTATTAGGagtcttatcttttatctcctATATATGCTATATTGTAAGCCACATGGGAAGGGGTGATGTCCCATTGTTATTCCCCTGCGTTTGTAATCAACTCCTAAATAGTGATCATTGCCAATCGGCGCTCATGGTTTTTCCCCGTAAGTGTTTTCTACgtaaaaattcgtgtctccgttgtgcatatattttcataacaagtcTACTTTGTCATTTTTGGCTTATGTGCAGGCAACAGGCACCAGAGGCACCTTGGGGAAAAGAAGGCGCAGAATTGCAAACCTCCTAGCTTAATTGCTTAAAAAGTGAGAAATTGCTATAAAGCAACTCAAAATCCCAGTTCAATCAACAAGCCTATAAAAACGCACATAAATGATACTCCTAACGTAATAATTTGAACTTCAACTACACGCAATTCCTTCCTCTTAATCACACAAACAGCAAAACGACCAAACCCTAATCCGCATTCGCAAGGAAACACACCTAGCTTAGCTCGATCAATCTGCTCACGAAAAAGGTATAGAACTAATCAAGTAGCCGCTTATACGCGGGAATCTAGCTTTCCCCACAAGTGACACTAGACGAATCGCTTGAATCAGCAAACTCCAAGCTACGAATGGATCTGGAGTCAGGGAAAATAGAAGGAAAGGGGGGCGACGGATACGATACGACACCTGGGCTGGGGGCGGGAAGGGGCAGTAGGCGCTGGAAGCGGCGCGAACTTGCTGCCCCGGAGCGCGCGGCGCTCCTCGTCGGTgaggtcgccggccgccgccatgacGCCGGCCGCACCGCACGATCGGCGGCGGTCGGTGGAGGTGtgcgaagaggaaggcggcggctcgactCCTCCGGTTCAGTTGGGCTCTTGGACCTTCTTTGGGCGCGGTCGGAGTCGGACCGGACTGGACCGGAGCGTGTGTTGTGTTTTGACTTTTTGAGTTCAAACGGGAGGAGTACTTCTGTATGACATACAGGTGGGTCCGGGTATAAAAATTCACGCGTCCGCGTAAACTTTGACGAATTTTTGTACTCCATACTGTTTTGGCTTCTACGATAGAACATTCATATGGCTAGTTTATCCAAAACTTGGACAGCTAgttcaaaatttggcttttaATAATTTCCATGTGCTTCAGACATTCATATGATGCAGGCCAAGGGTGTGTCTAgttccacaccaaaattggaagtttgactaaaattgtaagtttaaagaaaaaagttggaagtttatgtatgtaggaaagttttgatgtgatggaaaagttagaagtttgaagaaaaagtggGAACTAATCGAGGGCTAAATAGTGCGAGATTCTCCGAAGAAAATCTGCAAAGCATGATCAATGAATACAATTCATCCAAGATTCAGAAATAGGGGAATCCATTTCCCAATCCCACGACATGCTAAGAATTGATGTAGTAGTATTAATGTAGCACGCATTACACAAAGCTCGTCGGATCGAGAAATCACAAAGATGCTCCAAACTTATAATGCCAGGACAAAAGATGTTCAGACTTATTGCCATGTTATGTGCTATCATTGAACATTTTAACAGTTGAACTGGATGTATTCACAAGATCACCGAAGCCCCGGAGTTCAGATGGTAGCAGCTAAAGCTAGTTCTGCCAGCATCTTTACATCACATGGTAACTCGGCAACTACATTACATGTATAAAAGAGCAAACAAAATGACGTACACAGTTGAGGATGACCAACAGAAGATTCAGCTCAAAACAAAGCTAGTATTACTGGGTAGTACGGCAAGCATGATCAGAAAAATCGATTTAGACATAGTAGATCATGCCGACTTCGACGAGGCTAATGTGGGGTATGTGCAGCGCCACCGCGGGACCCCTGCAGTTCTTGCGGAGGAACGAGTAAGCGTAGTCGATGGCGAACGTCTTGAGGAAGTTGGAGTTCTTCCTTGCCTTCACGTAGGAGTGGCCGATGATGTAAGTCACGCCGGCCTCCTTGGCGTCCAGGAGATCAGCCAGCTCGTCCCGCACCTGGGGGTCgatccgctcctcctccgcaatCTCAAAACGGACTCTGCGACGCCGGCTGAGACTACCGGACTCCTGCTCGTAGATGGACTGGAGGCTCCGGAGCGTCTCCGACCTGCTGCTCCTTGTCAGGGACGTGCCTGAAGCCTCGTTATTGGAGTCCCTCATCACCAGACCGGTGCCGGTTGTGTCCTCTGTGTGTATGACAGCCATCCTCCCTTCCGAAGATTCGTAGCTCCCAGAGGAGGCTGCCTCCTCGGCTTCCATTTGGATGAACTTGGCAATGCTCATCACCAAGTGGTTCTCAAAGTTCTCGTCATCTTTCTGCACATCTTTGTAGCCATACCTCACGATGCACCGGTACATACGGTATTCCCTGGGGCCGATCCGTCCAATGAGGTACCGTTCGTCCTCTGGAACAAACGGCACAGGTACGGACTTGACGCAAACGAAGACCAGAACCTGATGGAAAGCAGGCAGGTTGGTGACAAAGTGCGAGAAGATGGAAGGCACCCCGGTGACCAGCTCTGTGTAGATGAGACCGATTCCAGGCACCCGAACGATCCCAAGGCTCGGACCAAGTGTCAGGATCCATTTCATTGAGACCTTGTTCTGGAGATCAAACAGGTACTTCCTCCGAGAGCCGTAGTGCCATACGTACATGACGAGCATGAACACGAAGGCAAATACGATTGGCGCCCATCCTCCCTGAGGAACTTTAGTGACTGCTGCCGACAGGTACACCGCTTCGATTGACCCAAACGCCACGACAAATAACAAGGCGAGCAGGATGTTTTTTTGCCACACAAATATGATAACCAATGCCATCAACCAGGTGGTAACAAACATCACAACGATACACGCAAGACCTGAAATCGGCAGAGGAAATGACAAATGAGTTGCAATAGGAGTAACATAATACTAAATATAGCATGAGAAACTCCTTTGTTTTTTGAGAATCAGATAAGAAAGCTATCATCTCTCAGGAGAAAACAAGAAAGCTAATAAACTAGCCTAGTTCAAAAAGATGCAAGCATACATTGGCATGCATCGCCAAATTAAGTTGAAGAGTGTCACTATTAAGTAGTGACCTATTCAGAAAAATAACAGCTGGTGCACCTATTATGCCCCATGAGGAGGAACCAGGTAGCTATATGAATGTGATTCTGAATTACAGAATTGTTGTCTACTATAATTAATAATGCACATTCCTTTAACCTTTTAATTATTCAACATTGgaatataaattcaaatttacaTGGCATGCTGGTAATAGGGGATCTAAACTGTTTGAATTTATAACCTAAAGCAGTCCTATAGTCCATACTGTTTTCTTAGCTACTGCAGTATTGAAGATCTGAGTTGATCAAAGTTAAGAGTATAAAGAAGTGTTCAAACTTACCGTAAGCATTTCCAATAACTGTCGTGTCTCGGAAACCAAGTGTCACAGCAAGACAAAGAACCATCAGAATCCAATTAATCTCAGGTATGTAAATCTGACCATGGATCCACCTTGATGTATG is a genomic window of Oryza glaberrima chromosome 7, OglaRS2, whole genome shotgun sequence containing:
- the LOC127780695 gene encoding nucleolar protein 58 encodes the protein MAAAGDLTDEERRALRGSKFAPLPAPTAPSRPQPRMAHPGGPLTTNKAAALAKFLERKLQQPDGLESLNPDLVKLAVRNAKETIKASKGEPSTSGRIVRHVSSFGDSSEDSDDSKDGEEAKGVKRKRKNKKDKSFQNEGEQSKKKKKNKKKNLKAAKDSKSQKASKKKKLKSL
- the LOC127780690 gene encoding potassium transporter 7, with amino-acid sequence MDAETGPAAPQDQWKSYCRTISLLAFQSFGVVYGDLSTSPLYVYKSAFSGRLNNYRDETTIFGLFSLIFWTLTLLPLLKYVIIVLNADDNGEGGTFALYSLLCRHAKFSLLPNQQSADEELSTYYQPGVGGIISSPLKRFLEKHRKLRTCLLLFVLFGACMVIGDGVFTPAISVLSAISGLKDPGPGGIPDGWVVFIACVVLVGLFALQHRGTHRVAFMFAPIVVVWLLSIGVIGLYNIIHWNHRIFLALSPHYVIKFFKMTGKDGWLSLGGVLLAITGTEAMFADLGHFTAASIRLAFVGAIYPCLVLQYMGQAAFLSRNMSAVEDSFYQSVPRSLFWPVFVIATLAAVVGSQSIISATFSIVKQCLSLGCFPRVKVVHTSRWIHGQIYIPEINWILMVLCLAVTLGFRDTTVIGNAYGLACIVVMFVTTWLMALVIIFVWQKNILLALLFVVAFGSIEAVYLSAAVTKVPQGGWAPIVFAFVFMLVMYVWHYGSRRKYLFDLQNKVSMKWILTLGPSLGIVRVPGIGLIYTELVTGVPSIFSHFVTNLPAFHQVLVFVCVKSVPVPFVPEDERYLIGRIGPREYRMYRCIVRYGYKDVQKDDENFENHLVMSIAKFIQMEAEEAASSGSYESSEGRMAVIHTEDTTGTGLVMRDSNNEASGTSLTRSSRSETLRSLQSIYEQESGSLSRRRRVRFEIAEEERIDPQVRDELADLLDAKEAGVTYIIGHSYVKARKNSNFLKTFAIDYAYSFLRKNCRGPAVALHIPHISLVEVGMIYYV